GATAATCCCGAAATGAGCGGAGCTTGCAATCTCCCACACTTCTCTTAAATTGGTTTTGCGATAGAGCAGCCAGATTATAGCTACGCCAATTGCAAGTGATAATGTTGTTTTTAGAATATCCTGTATGCGCTTTGAGTTCATCTTAACTGAATAGGGTCTTTCTAGAGTAGGAGCGAAAGGCATAAAAAGAAAGCTAAAAAGCACTATTTTAACTTATTGTTCTATCCTTTTTTGACCGTTGATTGCCAAAATTTTTAAATTATTCCTTACCTTTGCGACCGTAAAGATAGCTAATAATCGCTAATTGACAATGATATCGGTAAAACCTAAAAAAAACCTCGGGCAACATTTCCTGAAAGATTCAGCAATTGCCAGTCGGATTGCCGACACGCTCGACGCTTTTGCTCCGCTTCCCATTCTCGAGGTAGGGCCGGGTACCGGTATGCTCACGCAATTTCTGCTGTCAAAAGGCAGAAACCTTACGGTTGTGGAAATCGACCGGGAGTCCATTGCTTACCTGAAGGAGTATTTTCCTTCGTTGAACGGAAATATTTTGCAGCAAAATTTCCTGACCCTGGATGTTGCGGAATATTACGACGGACCATTCTGTGTTATTGGTAACTATCCTTACAATATATCCACGCAAATTTTCTTTAAAGTGCTCGAAAACAAGGATCTGATTCCCTGTTGTGCGGGTATGATACAGAAGGAGGTGGCTGAACGCATGATTGCTTCACCCGGTAGTAAAGCTTACGGCATACTCAGTGTTTTGCTGCAGGCCTGGTACGATATCGAGTACCTCTTCACGGTGAGCGAACAGGCGTTTATTCCTCCGCCCAAGGTCAAATCGGCAGTTGTGCGGCTTACACGTAATAAACGAAAGCAGCTCAACTGCAATGAAAAACTGTTCAAGTCGGTAGTGAAAACAAGTTTCAACCAGCGAAGGAAAATGCTGAGAAACTCCATCAGATCGCTGCTGCCCGAAGAAAGTCCTTTGCCCGACGACCCGATGCTCACAAAGCGTCCCGAGCAGCTGTCGATCGAACAATTCGAACAGCTGACGAACCTGCTCGAACCCTTAGCCGGCAAAAATTTCTTGGAAGAAAACAAGAACTGATTATTCATCGATTAAAAACCGAAACATCATGGCGGAAATCAAACTCTTTTACCACAAAGACGGCGTGGTTAGACTCAGCCGCAGCCTTGATTTTCTCAAATCAAACCCTATCCAGAGCTTTCTATGGATAGACCTTAATGACGTTGACGAAGAAGTGGAAAACGAACTCGAAGACTTTCTGAAGATTTACATTCAGGAAGAAGAGGAAATGATCGAGATCGAGATGTCGTCGCGTTACATCGAGACGCAGGATACACTGGTGGTTAACTCGAACTTCCTTTTGTCGAACTTCGAAAGCGACCCGGTGTCGTTTATACTCAAAAACAATATATTGGTTACGGTTCGCAGCGAGGAACTTATTTCGTTTCATGAAACGGTGAAGAAAATATCGGCAAACCCCAAAGGATACAATACCGGTGCGGATGTTCTGGTGGCATTGCTCGAAACCCGGGTGGAGTTTGATGCCGATATGATTGAAAACATGACGCACAAGATCACCCAGCTCAGTAACAGCTTGAGTCTGCAGGAAGCCGACAAGGAGTTGCTGGGCGAGATCAAGAACTTACAGGAAAAGACCATGATGCTCCGCGAGAACATTATCGATAAGCAACGCACGGTTTCGAGCATGTTACGCAGTGATTTTATTCCCAAGGAACTACAGCCGAAACTATCCATGATGATCCGCGACATCAACTCGCTGGTAGAGCATATCAAGTTCAGTTTTGACCGGTTGGATTACTTGCAGGATACGTTTTTAGGTTATGTTAATATCGAACAGAACAAAATCATCAAGATTTTTACCATTGTGTCGGTGATTTTTATGCCGCCCACGCTTATCGCCAGTATTTACGGGATGAATTTTACAGCCATGCCAGAGTTGAATATGAAATGGGGATATCCAGTATCCATAGGGTTGATGGTGCTCTCATCGCTGGCCATCCTGTTGTATTTCAAGAAAAGGAAGTGGTTGTAAAGTTATCACCGGCTATTTGATATATATCCGGTATTCCCAGGGGGCCAGTTCTATTTTTTTTACAGGCGTTACTGTTTTGGCAGAAGGAAAAGCGGTAAAGCCTATACCCGGCACTTCTTCGTTGAAAACAGTTTTCACACTGTATTTGCTGAGATTAAAAACACAAACGATCTCGTTTCCTTCATGGGCGCGTTTGAAAGAGAAAACGCTTGCCGGACTGTCGTTCACGATTTCAGTCATCTTTCCCCCTCTCTCCGGTGAAAGCAACGCTTTATTGGTTTTTTTTAATGCGTTAAGCGATGTGTATAAACCGGTAAATCCGCTCCTGTCGGTCCAATTGATACTGTCTTTTTCAAAAAACTGCAGCCTGCGGTTTAATCCGGCCTCTTGTCCGCTGTAAATCAGAGACATGCCGGGGAGCATATAGGTGAGTACGGCAAAGGTTCCGGCGGCCTCGCCCATTCGTTCAAACTCCGTTCCGTTCCACGAGTTTTCATCGTGGTTCGAGGTGAAATACATCGGTATGGCATGGGAGGAAAAACGTTCGTTCATTCGCTTGAGCGATAGCCGTAGAGAATCCACGTTTTCTTTTCCCTGAGCCACCATATTCATTTTGTGGTGGAGATCCCACGCATAATAGGCATCAAAAATTGATTCGTTGAGTTCCGGTTTTTCAGCTTCGGCAAGCATGAAAATATCCGGTTTCAGCGTTATGAGTGAATCCTTTGCCGTTTCCCAAAAATCAATCGGGACTTCATAGGCTACATCACAGCGGAAACCGTCGATATCGGCCTCACGCACCCAAAACGCCATGGCGTCAATCATCGCCTTGCGCATTTCGTTCTTGCCGTAATCCAGTGGCGCGATATCTGTCCAGTCGTACATGATAATCGGACTTCCCAAACTGTCCCTCTTGTACCAGTCGGAGTGCTCCGTTATCCACGTGTGATCGCGTGAGGTATGGTTGGGTACCCAGTCCAGAATTACTTTCATACCCATGTCGTGTGCTTCTTTTACCACGGTTATAAAATCGTCCATGGTGCCGAATTCAGGGTTCACCTCCGTATAGTTCCTGATGGAGTAATAACTCCCCAATGTTCCTTTCCTGTCTTTTTCTCCGATAGGTTGAACAGGCATGAACCACAACAGGTCCACGCCCAGTTCTTTCAGCCGGGGTAAATGAGCGGCAAAGGTATTGAACGTACCCTCTGGCGTGAATTGTCGCGTGTTTACCTCGTAGATAGTGGCATCGTAAACCCATTCGGGGTGTACACTTGTTGCCGCTTCCTGCTTTTTGTTTCCGCACGAAAACAGAAGCGACACAATCCATAAAAGGAAAATTGTTTTTTTCATTGCTGTGTTATTTATTCAAGCTCCTTAGCAACACATGCGAAACTTAAATTGTTATTTTTGTTCTTGTGCATTTTTTTTAAATTTATACGCATCGTCCCGATCTTGAACGAAGAAAACCGATAAAGCTCCGAGAATAAGCGAACATCCGGCAAGCACCATCGTGAAGATAACTTGTCCTCCAAAAATATCTTTCGTGACAAATCCCAGGATACTGGCAGCCAGGATCTGTGGAATAACGATAAAAAAATTGAAAATCCCCATATACGTTCCCATTTTATCTGCCGGAAGGGCGCCCGTGAGAATGGCATACGGCATGGAGAGAATGCTTCCCCAGGTGAACCCTATGCCGATCATGGGCAGAAGAAGAATTTGGGGATCCTGGATAAAGAAGAACGAGATAAATGAGACCCCGCCCACAGCCAGTGCAATGGAATGGGTTGCCTTGCGCCCGATCTGACGGGCAAGCACCGGAAGCAGGAATGCCGACAGGGCCGACACGGCATTGTAAACGGCAAAAAGAACCCCCACCCAGTCGGCACCCTGGTTGTAAAGTTCGGAAGCTGTCTCGTTCGTCCCAAAGACATGCTGGGTTACGGCCGGCGTAGTATAAATCCACATGGCGTAAAACGACAACCACGAAAAAAACTGGACCACGGCGAGTTGTCCCATGGTTTTCGGCATATGAAGCAAGTCGTTCATGATGCCCACCATGCCGTTTTGGGTACTTCCTTTTTTAGTCAACGCACCCGATACCAGTAAAATAATTCCAAAGGTCAATAACAATCCCGAAACAATGTAGAGTTGAGCTTCAAGCCTCAACAAAACGATTATTGCAGTTGCAGCGATCCCTGCCACTGTCCAGACGGAACCGTTTTTAAGAAATTGATCCGGGGTGACCGGCGATTTCAGCCCGGCTTTAATACCGGATATTTTCTCCTTTTCCTGCTCAAACGCAGCCAATTCTTCGGGAGAGTATTCTTTGGAGGTAAAGACCGTGTATAAGACCGAGGCCAGCAAAACAACCCCTCCGATATAGAACGAGAGTTTAACCGACTGGGGTATTATGCCCTCACCGGCCGTATTGGGCACACCGAACCAGTTGGTTAAGATATAAGGTAATGCCGAAGCAATGACGGCGCCTAAACCGATAAAAAAGCTCTGCATGGCAAATCCCATGGTCCGCTGCTCCGAAGGAAGATTGTCTCCCACAAAAGCGCGGAACGGTTCCATGGAAATATTGATGGAAGCATCCATGATCCATAACATTCCGGCCGCAATCCACAGTGCAGGGGAGTTGGGCATGACGAACAACGCCAGCGTAGTAAAAATGGCTCCGATGGTAAAATAGGGACGACGCCTGCCGAACCGGTTCCAGGTTTTATCGCTGAGGTGTCCGATGATGGGTTGAACGATGAGTCCGGTAAGCGGGGCGGCAATCCAGAGTATGGGGATATCTTCCACCCGAGCGCCCAGTGTCTCGAAGATACGGCTGACATTCGCGTTTTGAAGCGCAAAGCCGAATTGAATTCCCAAAAATCCGAAGCTCATGTTCCAGATTTCCCAAAAAGAGAGGTGTCTTTTCTTCATGTTGTGATGTTTTTCTTCTGTTAATAAGCAAATTTACAATGCTTTGAACATCGAAGAACCGTATTTTAAGTAAAAAAGTTGAAAAATGTATGCAATCGAATGCATTGGAATCTGTGACGTAACAACTGAGGGCGTCACTCGTTGTCAATTTCTTGTGGAGTTCCTGACCACCAACTTGGTTTTAATGACTTTGCTCACGATACCCGTCTTCTTTTCGATACCTTTTATGCGGTTGATAAGCAGGCGTGCTGCAGCTTTTCCCATCTCGAAACCGTGTTGATCTACGCTCGTAAGCGTTGGATCGGTCATTTCAGTAATGTATGAATTGGTAAATCCGCAAACCGATATGTCCTGAGGAATCTTGTATCCTGCTGATTTGCAAATCTGAAGACAATAAGAGGCCACTTCGTCGTTGATACAGAAAAAAGCATCGGGAGCAGGAGCAATCTTCAACATGACAGGCACTATTTCGCGTGCAAGTTCAATGGTATCGCATACCTGTATAAGGGCTTTATCCACGGAGATATTGTGATTCCGCAACGCATCTTCGTAACCCATCCTTCTGTTGTTGGCAATGGGCAAGTGCGGGTTGGATCCAAGAAATGCAATGCGTGTACATCCACTCCTGATCAGATAATCAACGGCATTGTAAGCACCGGCGTAATCGTCTATAACCACCTTGTCGGTATTGATCCCGGTGCAGATACGGTCGAAAAATACGAGATGTGTCCCGTTGTCTATAATGTCCTGGAAGTGAGAAAACTCTTCGGTCGATTTGGATTGAGAAGCCAGAATGCCCCGTACCCTCGCATCAAGAAGGGTTTCCACGCTCTTTACTTCCCGGCCGTAATTTTCGTTGGACTGGCATATGATCAGGTTATAATTCTCTTTTTCCGCTTCATCCTGAATACCGGCTATTACCGTAGAAAAAAAATAGTGCACAATTTCAGGAACAATAACGCCAATGGTATTGTTCCGATTCGTACGAAGTTGAAGCGCAAGCGTGTTAGGCTTGTATTTGTGTTTCACGGCATAGTCCCGTACAAGCTCTTTGGTTTCCTTGCTGATGGCAGGATGATTCCTTAGCGCCCGGGATACGGTTGAGGGTGATAATTTTAACTCCTTGGCAATGTCTTTCAGGGTAATTTGTCGCTTGTCCATATTGTTGAGGTTTTTAAATGTCTCAAATATATGAAAAAAAGGGACCTAAACAACAAAACCCGGGAGTTTTTTCCGGCTTATGGTAAATATTGCAACATTGTTTCCATCGCCATCTTTAACCCATCGGCATTTTTACCTCCGGCAGTCGCAAAGTGTGGTTGGCCTCCTCCTCCTCCCTGAATATGTTTGGCTGCTTCACGTACAATGGTTCCTGCATTAAGCCCTCCTGACACTAAGTCGTCGCTCAGCATTACTGTCAGGCTTGGTTTGTTGTTGCCACCGGTTGCCGCCATAAAGGCCATGTATTCCGGAAACTCTCCTCTCAGCTGAAAGGCAATATCCTTAACAATTTCGGGGGTAACCACCATACCTTCAAGCTTAAACACCGTGACACCGTTAACGATCTCTTTTTTCTGGATAATGAGGTTCTTTAACTGTACGGTGCGCTCTTTTGTAAACGCTTCAATTTTTTGCCGCATCTCCTCGTTTTCGCTCATCAGTTTGCGTAAGCCCACCATGATTTCGGGCGCGTTACCCGACAATGCTTCTTTTATGTTTCGGAGCATGTCTTCCATCGTGTACAAATAATCTTCGCAGCCTTTGGCAGTAACGGCTTCTATGCGGCGGACACCGGCAGCGATGGCGCTTTCACTTACGATACGGAATGTGCCGATACGCCCGGTGGAAGAGATATGTGTTCCTCCGCAAAGTTCAATGGACGACCCAAAACGGACCGTGCGAACATCGTCGCCGTATTTCTCGCCGAAAAGGGCCATGGCACCTTGTGCTCTCGCCTCATCGATGGGTACGTGGCGGTGTTCCTCAATGGAGAAATTGCTGCGGATTTTTTCGGTGACGTTCTGTTCCACGGCACGAATTTCTTCCGGGGTCATTTTCTGAAAGTGCGAGAAGTCGAACCGCAGGATTTCAGGAGAGACATACGATCCTTTTTGCTCTACATGCGTTCCCAGTACCTCACGCAGCGCCTCGTGCATCAGGTGTGTCCCGGTGTGATTGCATTCGGTTGCCGTACGCCTGGCGGTGTTTATTTTTGCTCGAAAAGAGCCTTCGATATGATGCGGCAGCTTGTTCGCCAAATGAACGGGAAGATTGTTCTCACGCTTGGTGTCGAAGATGTCGGTCCCCTCTCCATTTTCGTCGATAAGCCAGCCGCTGTCGCCTACCTGGCCCCCCATTTCGGCATAAAACGGCGACTTGGTAAGCACAACCTGGTAATATTCCTTGTTTTTCTGTTTCACTTTCCGGTAACGGATCACCTGTGTCTCGCATTCTGTTTCGTCGTAACCCACAAATTCGGTCCCGCCGTCCCGTACTTTAACCCAGTCTCCCGTTTCAACGGCAGCTGCGTTACGGGCACGTTCTTTCTGTTTTTGCATTTCGACGTTAAAACCTTTGTGGTCGACAGACATACCGTGTTCGCGAAGAATAAGTTCAGTCAGGTCGAGCGGGAAGCCGAATGTGTCGTATAACTGAAAAGCAATCCCCCCCTCCAGTTCATTTCTGTCCGATCCCTTGTGCTCAGCAATTTCCTTGTCAAGTAAGCGAATTCCGGTTTCGAGCGTTCTCAAGAACGCGTTCTCTTCTTCTTTGATCACCTTTTCGATCAAGGTCTTTTGGACCTCCAATTCGGGATAGGCGTCTCCCATAACGTCAATAAGTGTGGGCACAAGCTTATGCATAAACGCGTCGTGCATGTTGAGAAACGTGTATCCGTAACGGACGGCACGGCGTAAAATGCGTCGGATAACGTATCCGGCTTTGGCATTAGAGGGCAATTGCCCGTCGGTGATCGAAAAAGCAATGGTGCGGATATGATCGGCAATTACACGCTTTGCTATGTCTTTCCGGGTGTCATTGCCATACGCCACGCCTGTAATTTCTCCGATTTTTGCGATGATTGGCTGGAAAACATCGGTGTCGTAATTCGATGTTTTTCCTTGTACGGCCATTGTAAGACGCTCAAACCCCATACCGGTGTCAATCACTTTGGCAGGAAGCGGTTCCAACGAACCATCAGCCTTGCGGTTGTATTGCATGAACACCAGGTTCCAGATCTCGATAACTTGAGGGTGGCTTTGGTTGACGAGCAGAAGCCCGTCTACCTTGGCACGCTCCTCCTCGGATCGGATGTCGATATGAATTTCGGAACAAGGACCGCACGGCCCTGTATCGCCCATTTCCCAGAAGTTGTCCTTTTTGTTTCCATCGATGATACGTTCGTTGGGAAGGTAGTGCTGCCAGTAACCGGCTGCTTCGTTGTCGCGTTCCAGTTTCTCTTCGGGGCTTCCTTCAAAAACGGTTGCATAAAGGCGGTCCGGGTCAAGCTTCAGTACCTCTACAAGATATTCCCAGGCCCAGGCGATGGCCTCTTTCTTGAAATAGTCGCCGAACGACCAGTTTCCCAACATTTCAAACATGGTATGGTGATAAGTATCGTGTCCCACCTCTTCCAGATCGTTGTGCTTGCCGCTCACTCTCAAACATTTTTGAGAATCTGCCACCCGCGGGTATTTAACAGGGGCATTTCCCAGAATGATATCTTTAAACTGATTCATGCCGGCATTGGTAAACATCAGCGTAGGATCGTCCTTGATCACCATCGGAGCCGAAGGCACAACCTGGTGATCCTTGGACGCAAAAAAATCTTTAAACGATTGGCGAATTTCTTTTGAAGTCATATACGGGTTTCGAATTTTTTGAATTTCGAGCGGGAAATCCGAAGTTTTGTTTTTGAGGTGCAAAGATACAATTTTCTTGCGTCAAAACATAAGCAAAAACCATTGTCTTTTGATTCTAATTTGTATCTTTGTCAAGGTTCAAAACTTTGGTAGAGAAATGGGCAAGCGAAGAAAACCAATCCAGTTCAACGATAAGCGGCTTTACTACTCCATTCAGGAGGTAGCCGATCATTTTGCTGTAAACGTCTCGCTTTTAAGGTTCTGGGAAAAAGAATTTGAGAACATCAACCCGAAAAAAACGGCCGGAGGAACGCGTCAGTATACCCGGGAAGACATTCAACAGGTGGAGATTGTATATCATTTGGTAAAGGAGAAAGGATTGACGCTGGAAGGCGCACGCCAGTCGTTGAAGTCGAAAAAGGACGATGAGGTAAAGCGTGTGGAAGCGTTGGAAAAACTCAAGGAAATAAAGAGGGAACTGCTCTCGCTGGAAGAAGCGTTTGACCGGCTTCACGAGCAGCAAAAATACAGCAAAACGGAAATAGAATGAGGGTAAAGAAAGTACTTTTTATTGCGACATTACTCTTTTCCTCTTTTGGCCTACCAGCGCAAACCGTTAAAGCAGGGGCCGAATTGACCGGAGCATATCTCCCGCTCATCCGGGGGAAACGGGTGGCGGTGATGACCAACCAGACCGGAAGGGTAGGAGACGAACACCTGGTGGATCTGCTTATCCGAAATAAAGTTGACCTGGTCGGAATTTTCTCCCCCGAACACGGGTTTCGCGGGATGGCCGATGCGGGGGAGCACGTGGCAAGTTCGGTGGATGAGAAGACAGGGGTTCCCGTATGGTCGCTATACGGTAGTGGAGGAGGTAAGCCGTCTACCGGAAAAATGAAAGGGTTCGATGTACTTCTTTTCGACCTCCAGGATGTCGGATTACGGTTTTATACCTACTACGCCAGTATGGCCCGTTTAATGGAAGCCTGTGCTGAGCACGACAAGAAAATGATCGTGCTCGACCGCCCCAACCCAAATGGGTTTTATGTGGATGGGCCGCTTTTGGATATGAAACACAAGTCGGGTGTAGGGTGGTTGCCCATCCCCGTGGTTCACGGAATGACACTGGGCGAACTGGCCCTGATGATAAACGGCGAAAAATGGCTGCCGCAAGGCCGGATCTGCGATGTGACGGTTATCCCGTGTGAAAATTATACACATCAAACAAAATACGAATTACCCATAGCCCCTTCTCCCAACCTGCCGAACATGCGGTCTGTTTATCTTTATCCCTCGACCTGCCTTTTTGAAGGTACGGTTATGAGCTTGGGCCGCGGGACCTCTTTTCCATTTCAGGCCTACGGACATCCGAACTTCGAGGGCTCCGGTTTTTCCTTTACACCCCGCAGCGTTCCGGGAGCTAAAAACCCGCCGTTACTCGACAAAAAATGTTACGGTGTTGACCTCCGGAATGTTTCGCAGGAATACATTTGGGAAAACCGCTTCGATCTTTCCTACGTGATCGATGCCTATAAAAACCTGAAAATGGGCGATGAATTTTTTACTGACTTCTTTGAAAAATTAGTGGGAGTGGATTACATACGTCAAGAAATTATTGCCGGAAAATCTGCTCAGGAAATAAAAGAGAAATGGTTTTGTGACGTACTGAGGTTTAAGCAGCAACGGCGCCCTTATCTGTTATACGATGAATGATGGGTTTTTTGAGGATTTAGGTAGAAATTGGCTTTAGCTCTGAAAACCCTGTCCCGAGATCTCAAATTCTAAATTGTTTTTGTACTTTTGTAAATAAAAGATAATTTATGGTTGATAAACTTTCAGACCCGATTGGCAGGTTGATGGGATTACGTTACAAATCTCATCCGTGGCACGGCATTTCTATCGGTGATCATGCTCCCGAAGAGGTGACGGCATTTATTGAGGTGGTTCCTACCGATACGGTAAAATACGAAATAGATAAAATAAGCGGATACCTACGGGTGGATCGTCCACAAAAATTTTCAAATGTAGTTCCCGCTCTGTACGGATTTATTCCGCAAACCTATTGTGGAAAACGAGTTGGCGACTTCTGCAATAAAAAAACCGGAAGGACAGACATCTTGGGTGATGGAGACCCTATGGATATTTGCGTGTTAACGGAAAAAGACCTCTCGCACGGTGACTTGTTGGTAAATGCTATCCCTATCGGAGGTTTTCGGATGATCGACGGTAATCAGGCAGACGATAAGATAATCGCCATCCTGAAGAACGATACCGTTTATGGACATTACGACAATATCGATGATGTTCCTAAAATTGTTATTCAACGCCTGGAACACTATTTCCTTACTTACAAGGATATGCCTGGCGAAGACCGCAACACCGAGATCACCCATGTTTATGGACACGATGAGGCCCTTGAAGTTATCCGCTACGCTGTTCAGGACTATAACGAGCGGTTCGAAAATATAGGACTGATTTTGTCTTGATCTACCGCATTTTGCGCTTTCTATTAACTCCCGTCTTTCTGTGGGAGTACTGTTCTTCCGATTACCGGGATGCTTAGGAATACCATGAATCATGCTAAACGGGCTCTTTGCCGGTATTCAGCCTGACAGATAGCCCGGGAAGAGGTGTCTGAACGACCTTGTATTGCTATACCAAGTGAGAAATGAACGTAACTTTTTAAAACTTATTCTATGAAATCATTAACAACTTTTAATTTATTGTTAGTTATTGTGTTGGGATGCTTCTGGGGCTCGTGCAGTGAAAGAAAACAGGACTCCGGAATTGCTGTTCCTCAAAACGATGTTTCTTCCTACCTGGGACAATGGACTTTCGATTTCGGTCAGCGATCCGTGGGGTGGCTGCAGGTGAGGCAGGAAGTAGGTTATTTGGATGCGGACCTGATGTGGGGTGGTGGAGGTGTTTTTTATGGGTTGCCTTATGTTTATGTTGCAGGAGGGAACCTGTACTTGGGAAGAAATTCCCGGAACACAGTTCTGACCAGGGATGGTGGCGGCCAACCGCTGTTATCGAGAAGCTATCCTGCCTGGATTGAGCTGACAAGGGAAGGGGACAGTATTTCGGGCTACTATTTAAGCCCGAAGGTTGATGGAACCGGACTTGATTCGATTTACATAAGAGGAGCTAAATTACCCGAGATGCAGCCTGCACCGGACCTGAGCAAGTTGAGTTTCGGAGAACCTGTACGGTTAATCAGGAACAACGGCGACCTAACCGGATGGAGGCTGATAGAAGAAGACCTGAAGAACGGCTGGACAATGAATGACGGTGTGCTTACGAATAATCCGGTTCAAACAGAAGGAGAGGAACATATCCGTTACGGAAATCTCCGTACGGAGGATGTGTATGAGGATTTTAACCTTAAGCTTGAGGTTAATGCCCCTCGGGGAAGCAACAGCGGGGTATACCTCCGCGGGATGTACGAGGTGCAGGTGGCAGACTCCTACGATAGGCCTCTCGACTGGGGCGGCAGTATGGGTGCTATATTTACCAGAATCACTCCTACGGTTAAGGCTGAAAAACCGGCCGGAGAATGGCAGGATCTAGACATTACGCTATACAAGCGTCACATTACCGTTAAATTAAACGGAGTAACCATTATCGAAAATCAACCCGTGTATGGGGCAACCGGCGGGGCTATCCAATCGGATATTACCGCTCCGGGCCCGATCTATCTTCAGGGAGATCATACAGCTATTTCTTACAGGAACATAGTGTTGACTCCCATAATCAATTGATCGTTAATAAATATCTTTTGTCATGAAATCAGAAAACTCAAAAAGAATCAGTCGGAGAGAGTTTATTGGAACCTCTGCCTTGGCCATTGGCGGACTGACCCTTGTTCCGGCTCATGCTGTCGCCGGACTGGGGCATGTGGCCCCGAGCGATAAGCTGAACGTTGCTGGAATTGGAATTGGTGGAATGGGAAGTGGCGACCTGGAGGATGTAGCCAAAACAGAAAATATTGTGGCACTCTGCGACGTTGATTGGAGCAGTCAGGTGGAAAATGTATTTAAACTCTACCCGAAAGCCCAAAGATACAAGGACTATCGTGTAATGCTGGACCGGGAAAAGGATATCGACGCAGTTATCGTTGCCACACCCGACCACACACACGCTGTTATCAGCATGGAAGCCATCAGGAGGGGTAAGCACGTTTACACGGAGAAGCCCTTGACACATACGGTGTATGAGGCAAGAATGCTGACGGAG
This portion of the Petrimonas sulfuriphila genome encodes:
- a CDS encoding DUF1343 domain-containing protein, producing MRVKKVLFIATLLFSSFGLPAQTVKAGAELTGAYLPLIRGKRVAVMTNQTGRVGDEHLVDLLIRNKVDLVGIFSPEHGFRGMADAGEHVASSVDEKTGVPVWSLYGSGGGKPSTGKMKGFDVLLFDLQDVGLRFYTYYASMARLMEACAEHDKKMIVLDRPNPNGFYVDGPLLDMKHKSGVGWLPIPVVHGMTLGELALMINGEKWLPQGRICDVTVIPCENYTHQTKYELPIAPSPNLPNMRSVYLYPSTCLFEGTVMSLGRGTSFPFQAYGHPNFEGSGFSFTPRSVPGAKNPPLLDKKCYGVDLRNVSQEYIWENRFDLSYVIDAYKNLKMGDEFFTDFFEKLVGVDYIRQEIIAGKSAQEIKEKWFCDVLRFKQQRRPYLLYDE
- a CDS encoding inorganic pyrophosphatase, with protein sequence MVDKLSDPIGRLMGLRYKSHPWHGISIGDHAPEEVTAFIEVVPTDTVKYEIDKISGYLRVDRPQKFSNVVPALYGFIPQTYCGKRVGDFCNKKTGRTDILGDGDPMDICVLTEKDLSHGDLLVNAIPIGGFRMIDGNQADDKIIAILKNDTVYGHYDNIDDVPKIVIQRLEHYFLTYKDMPGEDRNTEITHVYGHDEALEVIRYAVQDYNERFENIGLILS
- the alaS gene encoding alanine--tRNA ligase, whose product is MTSKEIRQSFKDFFASKDHQVVPSAPMVIKDDPTLMFTNAGMNQFKDIILGNAPVKYPRVADSQKCLRVSGKHNDLEEVGHDTYHHTMFEMLGNWSFGDYFKKEAIAWAWEYLVEVLKLDPDRLYATVFEGSPEEKLERDNEAAGYWQHYLPNERIIDGNKKDNFWEMGDTGPCGPCSEIHIDIRSEEERAKVDGLLLVNQSHPQVIEIWNLVFMQYNRKADGSLEPLPAKVIDTGMGFERLTMAVQGKTSNYDTDVFQPIIAKIGEITGVAYGNDTRKDIAKRVIADHIRTIAFSITDGQLPSNAKAGYVIRRILRRAVRYGYTFLNMHDAFMHKLVPTLIDVMGDAYPELEVQKTLIEKVIKEEENAFLRTLETGIRLLDKEIAEHKGSDRNELEGGIAFQLYDTFGFPLDLTELILREHGMSVDHKGFNVEMQKQKERARNAAAVETGDWVKVRDGGTEFVGYDETECETQVIRYRKVKQKNKEYYQVVLTKSPFYAEMGGQVGDSGWLIDENGEGTDIFDTKRENNLPVHLANKLPHHIEGSFRAKINTARRTATECNHTGTHLMHEALREVLGTHVEQKGSYVSPEILRFDFSHFQKMTPEEIRAVEQNVTEKIRSNFSIEEHRHVPIDEARAQGAMALFGEKYGDDVRTVRFGSSIELCGGTHISSTGRIGTFRIVSESAIAAGVRRIEAVTAKGCEDYLYTMEDMLRNIKEALSGNAPEIMVGLRKLMSENEEMRQKIEAFTKERTVQLKNLIIQKKEIVNGVTVFKLEGMVVTPEIVKDIAFQLRGEFPEYMAFMAATGGNNKPSLTVMLSDDLVSGGLNAGTIVREAAKHIQGGGGGQPHFATAGGKNADGLKMAMETMLQYLP
- a CDS encoding DUF1080 domain-containing protein → MKSLTTFNLLLVIVLGCFWGSCSERKQDSGIAVPQNDVSSYLGQWTFDFGQRSVGWLQVRQEVGYLDADLMWGGGGVFYGLPYVYVAGGNLYLGRNSRNTVLTRDGGGQPLLSRSYPAWIELTREGDSISGYYLSPKVDGTGLDSIYIRGAKLPEMQPAPDLSKLSFGEPVRLIRNNGDLTGWRLIEEDLKNGWTMNDGVLTNNPVQTEGEEHIRYGNLRTEDVYEDFNLKLEVNAPRGSNSGVYLRGMYEVQVADSYDRPLDWGGSMGAIFTRITPTVKAEKPAGEWQDLDITLYKRHITVKLNGVTIIENQPVYGATGGAIQSDITAPGPIYLQGDHTAISYRNIVLTPIIN
- a CDS encoding MerR family transcriptional regulator, giving the protein MGKRRKPIQFNDKRLYYSIQEVADHFAVNVSLLRFWEKEFENINPKKTAGGTRQYTREDIQQVEIVYHLVKEKGLTLEGARQSLKSKKDDEVKRVEALEKLKEIKRELLSLEEAFDRLHEQQKYSKTEIE